The Ischnura elegans chromosome 1, ioIscEleg1.1, whole genome shotgun sequence genome contains a region encoding:
- the LOC124158931 gene encoding elongation of very long chain fatty acids protein 7-like, whose product MDVIDTGSVPLSIQKHLGPPDPRVTGWLLLKSPVPLIVIFVFYMGLVFFGPRFMKNRKPFNIKHVLLIYNFSQIMLSFYIFKEFLVTSYLSGYSLTCQPVDHSLAPLALRMASACWWFFFSKVLDLLDTVFFVLRKKLSQLTFLHLYHHSTMIFNWYLGTLYLPGGQAFFSGLVNSLVHVIMYTYYLLAAIGPHMQKYLWWKRYLTQLQLLQFVAVIIHLVVGLWNKCEAPAWLTIWTIGYVSSLVVLFLNFYIKAYHAKGTQGHEKETSVDKSVEHHKSFHGANGFIKQGKNAQKKLERTKVNQSKRQGDGNDKSAAKHLNGYVPGAKSSHGINSGKKMH is encoded by the exons ATGGACGTTATAGACACTGGATCAGTCCCATTAAGCATTCAAAAACACCTAGGACCGCCCG ATCCCAGGGTTACAGGATGGCTGTTGCTAAAATCACCAGTTCCTTTAATTGTGATATTTGTTTTCTACATGGGGTTAGTCTTCTTTGGCCCCAGATTCATGAAAAATAGGAAGCCCTTCAACATTAAACATGTGTTGTTGATTTACAACTTTTCCCAAATCATGTTGTcgttttatattttcaaagag TTTTTGGTCACTTCCTATTTGTCTGGATACAGTTTAACCTGTCAGCCAGTGGATCATTCATTGGCTCCGCTTGCACTACGA ATGGCGTCTGCGTGCTGGTGGTTCTTTTTCTCTAAAGTCTTGGATTTATTGGATACA GTTTTCTTTGTTCTGAGGAAGAAACTGAGTCAACTGACATTTCTTCACCTTTATCATCACTCGACTATGATCTTCAACTGGTATCTTGGAACTCTTTACTTACCTGGTGGTCAAG CTTTTTTCAGTGGACTAGTGAACTCACTTGTGCATGTGATAATGTACACCTATTATTTGCTGGCTGCCATTGGTCCACACATGCAGAAGTATCTGTGGTGGAAAAGATATCTTACTCAGTTGCAGCTG CTTCAGTTTGTGGCAGTTATAATCCATTTGGTTGTTGGACTTTGGAATAAGTGTGAGGCCCCAGCATGGCTAACTATTTGGACCATAGGATATGTATCTTCTCTTGTGGTCTTGTTCTTAAACTTCTACATCAAGGCTTACCATGCTAAGGGAACACAGGGTCATGAGAAAGAGACCTCTGTTGATAAGTCAGTGGAGCATCACAAGTCCTTTCATGGTGCTAATGGCTTCATCAA GCAGGGGAAAAATGCTCAGAAGAAACTTGAGAGGACCAAGGTGAACCAGTCTAAGAGGCAAGGAGATGGCAATGACAAGTCAGCTGCTAAACATTTAAATGGCTACGTACCTGGAGCAAAATCAAGTCACGGAATCAACAGTGGAAAAAAGATGCATTAA
- the LOC124158936 gene encoding isochorismatase domain-containing protein 2-like: MALTKGQALGRIIAKNTSLFLCDMQEKFKTSIKYFPEIVSNSNRLLQAFMVMKMPVIATEQYPKGLGPTVPELGIQNYGIQPFQKTQFSMCIDEVYKHLKDNHPQVNTVVLCGIETHACIYLTALDLLEKGFSVHVVADGCSSRSMTDRLYAFKAVKAAGAHMTTCERVILGLAGDSKHPNFKELQKIVWEPCPDTGLIK, encoded by the exons ATGGCGCTGACCAAGGGTCAAGCTTTGGGACGTATTATCGCCAAAAACACGTCTTTGTTTCTTTGTGATATGCAAGAGAAGTTCAAGACGTCTATAAAGTATTTTCCAGAAATTGTTTCAAATTCCAACAGATTGCTTCAGGCATTTATGGTAATGAAAATGCCTGTAATTGCTACGGAGCAGTATCCAAAAG GACTGGGACCCACTGTTCCCGAACTGGGAATACAAAACTATGGAATTCAACCTTTCCAAAAGACCCAATTTTCCATGTGCATCGATGAAGTATACAAACATTTGAAGGATAACCATCCCCAG GTTAATACGGTCGTTCTCTGCGGCATAGAAACTCATGCTTGCATATATTTGACAGCTCTGGATCTTCTTGAGAAGGGATTTTCGGTACATGTTGTTGCTGATGGTTGCTCCTCAAGGTCTATGACGGATAG ATTATATGCCTTCAAAGCTGTTAAGGCTGCTGGAGCCCATATGACTACATGTGAAAGAGTTATTTTAGGCTTAGCAGGGGATTCAAAGCATCCCAATTTCAAAGAACTGCAGAAAATAGTCTGGGAGCCCTGCCCTGATACTGGTTTGATCAAGTAG